The Cydia splendana chromosome Z, ilCydSple1.2, whole genome shotgun sequence genome window below encodes:
- the LOC134804493 gene encoding mitochondrial nicotinamide adenine dinucleotide transporter SLC25A51: MTAVQPLETGCESGEPLPDATHWKEFVCGGGAAFCNIIISYPLNKLIFRQMMHGVETTFALNQLQKEGAAYLYRGMLPPLLQRSVSMSLMFGVYNEVLQPQLNHCVNPYVAKTVAGLVAGCVEATLMPFERIQTLLIHPKYHKEFKNTAHATRHIAGRYGIKEFYRGLTPILMRNGPSNAMFFIIRDEVRLLLPPQERVLYKSLQDFLAGATIGAFLSTLFYPLNVIKIAMQCELGGPHRTVAYEFRYILRKRGSKFANFYHGALLNISRAFLSWGIVNASYEVFRKMLYA, encoded by the exons ATGACGGCGGTTCAGCCTCTGGAGACCGGGTGTGAAAGTGGAGAGCCGCTGCCTGATGCCACCCACTGGAAGGAGTTCgtgtgcggcggcggcgccgcctTCTGCAACATCATTATTAGCTACCCTCTTAACAAACTCATATTTAGACAG ATGATGCATGGAGTTGAAACAACTTTTGCCTTAAATCaattacaaaaagaaggtgcAGCATATCTGTACCGTGGGATGCTGCCACCCCTCTTGCAGCGCTCCGTGTCCATGTCCCTCATGTTTGGAGTGTACAATGAAGTTCTGCAACCTCAACTGAACCACTGTGTCAATCCATATGTTGCCAAGACAGTAGCAGGCTTGGTGGCTGGTTGTGTTGAAGCAACCCTCATGCCATTTGAAAGGATTCAAACTTTACTTATCCACCCTAAATATCATAAGGAATTCAAAAACACAGCACATGCGACTCGTCACATTGCAGGTAGGTATGGGATTAAAGAATTTTACAGAGGGCTAACTCCCATTTTGATGAGAAATGGTCCCTCAAATGCTATGTTTTTTATAATACGTGATGAAGTACGGTTGCTATTGCCGCCGCAGGAGCGAGTGCTGTATAAAAGCCTTCAGGACTTTCTGGCTGGCGCAACGATTGGTGCTTTTCTGAGTACTTTATTTTATCCCCTCAATGTCATTAAAATTGCAATGCAATGTGAACTAGGAGGACCTCATAGGACAGTGGCATATGAATTTAGATATATTTTACGCAAAAGAGGCTCTAAATTTGCAAATTTCTACCATGGAGCTCTTCTTAACATTTCTAGAGCATTCTTAAGTTGGGGAATAGTAAACGCTTCTTATGAGGTGTTTAGGAAAATGCTTTATGCCTAG